The Phyllostomus discolor isolate MPI-MPIP mPhyDis1 chromosome 4, mPhyDis1.pri.v3, whole genome shotgun sequence genome window below encodes:
- the PKIB gene encoding cAMP-dependent protein kinase inhibitor beta isoform X1 yields the protein MDVHLNTLEGQESASNSSKRSSSTGDQQDVAMRTDASEMTDVEAVVNNFASSARAGRRNAIPDIQGAAGTGGASKLPLELEALSIKEDVKEKNEETTQDQSTKPPNEGK from the exons ATGGATGTGCATCTCAATACCCTTGAGGGTCAGGAGAGCGCAAGCAACAGCAGCAAGAGAAGCAGCAGCACAGGAGATCAGCAAG ATGTTGCTATGAGGACAGATGCTTCAGAAATGACTGATGTGGAGGCTGTGGTCAACAATTTTGCATCTTCAGCAAGGGCAGGCCGCCGGAATGCCATCCCAGATATCCAGGGTGCTGCTGGGACAGGCGGAGCTTCAAAGCTGCCCCTTGAACTGGAGGCCCTCTCCATCAAAGAAG atgtaaaagagaaaaatgaagaaacaacacaAGACCAATCGACAAAGCCCcctaatgaaggaaaatga
- the PKIB gene encoding cAMP-dependent protein kinase inhibitor beta isoform X3 produces the protein MRTDASEMTDVEAVVNNFASSARAGRRNAIPDIQGAAGTGGASKLPLELEALSIKEDVKEKNEETTQDQSTKPPNEGK, from the exons ATGAGGACAGATGCTTCAGAAATGACTGATGTGGAGGCTGTGGTCAACAATTTTGCATCTTCAGCAAGGGCAGGCCGCCGGAATGCCATCCCAGATATCCAGGGTGCTGCTGGGACAGGCGGAGCTTCAAAGCTGCCCCTTGAACTGGAGGCCCTCTCCATCAAAGAAG atgtaaaagagaaaaatgaagaaacaacacaAGACCAATCGACAAAGCCCcctaatgaaggaaaatga